One genomic segment of Bradyrhizobium prioriisuperbiae includes these proteins:
- a CDS encoding nucleoside deaminase, whose amino-acid sequence MAHDDEQFLRRSFAVALAARAHGNHPFGAILVDTSGQVLMERENGHLPSRDGTAHAERLLCTDASIAYDADILRGATLYSSAEPCAMCAGAIYWAGIGRLVYGLSEHRLRSLTGDHPENLTLDLPCREVFRTGQRDIEVVGPLLEDEAATGHAGAWEPRA is encoded by the coding sequence ATGGCCCACGACGATGAACAATTCCTGCGCCGTTCATTCGCGGTCGCGCTCGCGGCCCGCGCCCACGGCAATCATCCATTCGGAGCCATCCTGGTCGACACATCAGGCCAGGTGCTGATGGAGCGAGAAAACGGCCACCTGCCGTCACGGGACGGCACCGCCCATGCCGAGCGCCTGCTCTGCACCGACGCCAGCATCGCCTACGACGCCGACATTCTGCGCGGCGCGACACTCTATTCCTCGGCAGAACCCTGCGCGATGTGTGCCGGCGCCATCTACTGGGCCGGCATCGGCCGGCTGGTGTACGGCCTCAGCGAACATCGCCTGCGCAGCTTGACCGGCGATCATCCAGAAAACCTGACACTCGACCTGCCATGCCGCGAGGTGTTCCGCACCGGACAGCGCGACATCGAGGTGGTCGGGCCGCTGCTGGAGGACGAGGCCGCCACAGGGCACGCCGGCGCCTGGGAGCCGCGCGCGTAG
- a CDS encoding ABC transporter permease yields MPLVLEKRTERSTAIALVSPLIAIPLTLVTMSIVFALIGKNPIAALSAYFIQPLTDSYSLQEIAVKASPLVLIAVGLSLCYLANAWNIGAEGQLVIGAVAGSWIAVKTQGTDAGAWVLPAMLLCAAIAGALYALIPAICRVRFGASEILTSLMLVYVAELLLDYLVRGPWRDPNGFNFPTTAEFDPVATVPLLIEGTRLHAGVLLTIVIVVAIFVLLGRTIKGFEIRVVGAAPRAARFGGFNANQLVILTFALSGALAGVAGIIEVAGPIGHLQPGISPGYGFTAIIVAFLGRLNPVGILIAGLFLALTFIGGEQAQIAMKIPLDMTKVFQGILLFYVLACDSFILYRIRLMTSQRAAADGIG; encoded by the coding sequence ATGCCGCTCGTGCTTGAGAAGCGCACCGAGCGCTCCACGGCGATCGCGCTGGTCTCGCCGCTGATCGCCATCCCGCTGACGCTGGTCACCATGAGCATCGTATTCGCGCTGATCGGCAAGAATCCGATTGCCGCGCTGTCGGCCTATTTCATCCAGCCACTGACCGACAGCTATTCGCTGCAGGAGATCGCGGTGAAGGCCTCGCCTTTGGTGCTGATCGCGGTCGGACTTTCGCTCTGTTATCTCGCCAACGCCTGGAACATCGGCGCCGAGGGACAGCTCGTGATCGGTGCGGTGGCGGGAAGCTGGATCGCGGTCAAGACCCAGGGAACCGACGCCGGCGCCTGGGTGCTGCCGGCCATGCTGCTCTGCGCCGCGATCGCCGGCGCACTCTATGCCCTGATCCCGGCAATCTGCCGGGTGCGGTTCGGCGCCAGCGAAATCCTGACCAGCCTGATGCTGGTCTATGTCGCCGAACTGCTGCTGGACTATCTGGTCCGCGGCCCCTGGCGCGATCCGAACGGCTTCAATTTTCCCACCACCGCCGAATTCGATCCCGTCGCCACGGTGCCGCTGCTGATCGAAGGCACCCGGCTGCATGCCGGCGTGCTGTTGACCATCGTGATCGTGGTCGCAATCTTCGTCCTGCTCGGTCGGACCATCAAGGGTTTCGAAATCCGCGTGGTCGGCGCCGCGCCGCGCGCCGCGCGCTTCGGCGGCTTTAACGCGAACCAGCTCGTCATTCTGACTTTCGCATTGTCGGGCGCGCTCGCCGGCGTCGCGGGGATTATCGAGGTCGCCGGGCCGATCGGCCATCTGCAGCCGGGGATTTCTCCGGGCTACGGCTTCACCGCGATCATTGTCGCCTTTCTCGGCCGGCTGAATCCGGTTGGAATACTAATTGCAGGACTGTTTCTCGCGCTCACCTTCATTGGCGGCGAACAGGCGCAGATCGCGATGAAAATTCCGCTCGACATGACCAAGGTGTTCCAGGGCATCCTGCTGTTCTACGTGCTGGCCTGCGATTCCTTCATTCTCTATCGCATCCGATTGATGACCTCACAGCGAGCGGCAGCCGATGGGATTGGTTGA
- a CDS encoding sigma 54-interacting transcriptional regulator: MSTVGTAFDFSAQPQLLLDPFADQILDANPAACTLLGYDRALLRQMKISALHAGQLPALIVFTQAVLAKSAYWTTTLVPRHAAGKELRSEYSGSLIPRDGATPHLLLAISDLDERRRRSVDAAADDYMGGGIAAWQRVERVFRDIERENRLILRAAGEGIYGVNAEGKTTFVNPVAERILGWSADELVGRDIHSIVHHTRHDGSHYPHEECPIYAAFRDGAIHKVDDEVFWRKDGAPVWVEYTSTPIRDRDLVVGAVIVFRDVSQRREADEKLRAALAEVDQLRERLELENAYLQEEIRIETNPRGIIGRSEAIQTILRQVKLVAPTDASVLITGESGTGKELIARAIHEASQRQDRPLIRVNCAAIPRELFESEFFGHVKGAFTGALRDRIGRFELADGGTLFLDEVGEIPIELQGKLLRVLQEGHFERVGEERTRAVDVRVIAATNRDLKLEVQRGRFREDLYFRLNVFPVESVALRDRREDIALLAQHFLMSESKALKSDLRLSEADARKLARYDWPGNVRELQNVIERAAILAQNGRLRIDLPDPPGSHATPVADPRKGETRPVILTEDEMRERDRSNIAAALDLCGGKVSGAGGAAELLAMKPTTLASRIKALGLGG; the protein is encoded by the coding sequence ATGAGCACCGTCGGCACCGCCTTCGACTTCTCCGCTCAGCCGCAGCTGCTGCTCGATCCCTTCGCGGACCAGATCCTCGACGCCAATCCGGCCGCCTGCACCCTGCTCGGCTACGACCGCGCGCTGCTGCGGCAGATGAAGATCAGCGCACTGCATGCCGGCCAATTGCCGGCGCTGATCGTGTTCACCCAGGCGGTGCTGGCCAAGAGCGCCTACTGGACCACGACGCTGGTGCCGCGCCATGCCGCCGGCAAGGAGCTGCGCAGCGAATACAGCGGCTCGCTGATCCCCCGCGACGGCGCAACGCCGCATCTGCTGCTTGCCATCAGCGATCTCGATGAGCGGCGGCGGCGCTCGGTCGATGCGGCGGCGGATGACTATATGGGCGGCGGCATCGCCGCCTGGCAGCGGGTGGAGCGCGTGTTCCGCGACATCGAGCGCGAGAACCGCTTGATCCTGCGCGCGGCGGGCGAAGGCATCTACGGCGTCAACGCCGAGGGCAAGACCACATTCGTCAACCCGGTGGCGGAGCGCATCCTCGGCTGGTCGGCGGATGAACTGGTCGGCCGCGACATCCATTCGATCGTGCATCACACCCGCCACGACGGCAGCCATTATCCGCACGAGGAATGCCCGATCTACGCAGCCTTCCGCGATGGCGCCATCCACAAGGTCGACGATGAAGTGTTCTGGCGCAAGGACGGCGCGCCGGTCTGGGTCGAATACACCTCGACGCCGATCCGGGACCGCGACCTTGTGGTCGGCGCCGTGATCGTGTTCCGCGATGTCAGCCAGCGCCGCGAGGCGGACGAGAAGCTGCGCGCGGCGCTGGCGGAAGTCGACCAGTTACGCGAACGGCTCGAACTGGAGAACGCCTACCTGCAGGAAGAAATCCGCATCGAAACCAATCCGCGCGGCATCATCGGCCGCTCGGAGGCAATCCAGACCATCCTGCGCCAGGTCAAACTGGTCGCGCCGACCGATGCGTCGGTGCTGATCACGGGCGAATCCGGCACCGGCAAGGAGCTGATCGCCCGCGCCATCCATGAGGCCAGCCAGCGCCAGGACCGGCCGCTGATCCGGGTCAATTGCGCCGCGATCCCGCGCGAGCTGTTCGAGAGCGAGTTCTTCGGCCATGTCAAAGGTGCTTTCACCGGCGCGCTGCGCGACCGCATCGGCCGGTTCGAACTGGCCGACGGCGGCACGCTGTTCCTCGACGAGGTCGGCGAAATTCCGATCGAACTGCAAGGCAAGTTGCTGCGGGTGCTGCAGGAGGGCCATTTCGAGCGGGTCGGCGAGGAACGCACCCGCGCCGTCGACGTCCGCGTGATCGCCGCCACCAACCGCGACCTCAAGCTGGAGGTGCAGCGCGGGCGGTTTCGCGAGGATCTCTATTTCCGGCTCAACGTCTTCCCGGTGGAATCGGTGGCGCTGCGCGATCGCCGCGAGGACATCGCGCTGCTTGCCCAACATTTCCTGATGAGCGAGAGCAAGGCGCTGAAATCGGATTTGCGGCTGTCAGAGGCCGACGCGCGAAAACTCGCGCGCTACGACTGGCCGGGCAATGTGCGCGAATTGCAGAACGTGATCGAGCGGGCGGCGATCCTGGCGCAGAACGGACGCTTGCGCATCGACCTGCCCGATCCCCCAGGATCTCACGCCACGCCGGTGGCCGATCCACGCAAGGGCGAGACGCGGCCCGTCATCCTGACCGAGGACGAAATGCGCGAGCGCGATCGCAGCAACATCGCCGCCGCCCTTGACCTGTGCGGCGGCAAGGTGTCCGGCGCCGGTGGCGCGGCGGAACTGCTGGCCATGAAACCAACCACACTTGCCTCCCGCATCAAGGCCCTCGGTCTCGGTGGATGA
- a CDS encoding BMP family ABC transporter substrate-binding protein translates to MRKTLFAAAAILLASATGLTGASAADKLKVGFIYLGPVGDFGWTHQHNVGREELIKALGDKIETTYLENVAEGPDAERSIEQLVRAGNKLIFTTSFGYMDPTLKVAKKYPNVHFEHATGYKRDKNMATYSARWYQGRYIQGQIAAKMSKKGLLGYIGSFPIPEVVSGINATILGAQSINPNIKVKIIWANTWFDPGKEADAAKALFDQGVDIVMQHTDSPAAVQIASERGALAFGQDSDMIKFGPKTQLTSIIDTWGPYYIERVKAELNGTWKSEDTWGGIETKMFVMAPYTNMPDDVKKMAEDTQAAITKGTLHPFKCPVLAQDGKEVECKGSGHLADGQILGMNFYVKGIDDAIPGK, encoded by the coding sequence ATGAGAAAAACCTTATTTGCCGCCGCAGCTATTCTGCTTGCGAGTGCAACCGGCCTGACCGGCGCATCGGCTGCCGACAAATTGAAAGTCGGATTCATCTATCTGGGACCGGTCGGCGACTTCGGCTGGACCCACCAGCATAATGTCGGGCGCGAGGAACTGATCAAGGCGCTCGGCGACAAGATCGAGACCACCTACCTCGAGAATGTCGCCGAAGGGCCGGACGCCGAACGCTCCATCGAGCAACTGGTCCGCGCCGGCAACAAGCTGATCTTCACCACATCGTTCGGCTACATGGATCCGACGCTGAAGGTCGCCAAGAAATACCCCAATGTGCATTTCGAGCACGCCACCGGCTACAAGCGCGACAAGAACATGGCGACCTATTCCGCGCGCTGGTATCAGGGCCGCTACATCCAGGGACAGATCGCCGCGAAGATGTCGAAAAAGGGCCTGCTTGGCTATATCGGCTCCTTCCCGATTCCCGAGGTGGTCTCGGGCATCAATGCCACCATTCTCGGCGCGCAAAGCATCAACCCCAATATCAAGGTCAAGATCATCTGGGCGAACACCTGGTTCGATCCCGGCAAGGAAGCGGACGCGGCGAAAGCGCTTTTCGACCAGGGCGTCGACATCGTCATGCAGCACACCGACAGCCCGGCGGCGGTTCAAATCGCCTCCGAGCGCGGCGCGCTGGCCTTCGGCCAGGACTCCGACATGATCAAATTCGGACCGAAGACGCAGCTGACGTCGATCATCGATACCTGGGGCCCCTATTATATCGAACGGGTCAAGGCGGAGCTCAACGGCACCTGGAAGTCGGAAGACACCTGGGGCGGCATCGAAACCAAGATGTTCGTGATGGCGCCCTACACCAACATGCCCGACGATGTGAAGAAAATGGCCGAGGACACCCAAGCCGCTATCACCAAGGGCACGCTGCATCCGTTCAAGTGCCCGGTGCTCGCGCAAGACGGCAAGGAGGTCGAGTGCAAGGGCAGCGGCCATCTCGCCGACGGCCAGATCCTGGGGATGAATTTCTACGTCAAGGGCATCGACGACGCGATCCCGGGCAAATAG
- a CDS encoding ABC transporter permease, giving the protein MGLVEAIILSVIAASTPLLLAATGELVVERAGVLNLGIEGMMIVGAACGFAGALYTGSTLIGALCGIGAGVALSLIFAAMALGLAVNQVASGLALTILGVGLSGLIGAGFVGERIAIAPRLNIQGLTNIPLIGRILFGQDMFVYVSVALVVATWWFLYRSRAGLILRAIGDNHISAHALGYPVLKIRTLAVLFGGACAGLAGAYLPLAYTPFFIPGMTAGRGWIALALVVFSSWRPARLVIGAYLFGAVTILQLHAQGAGVGVPSQLMSALPYLATVIVLVLISRARTGGSTAPAALGNVFVPDR; this is encoded by the coding sequence ATGGGATTGGTTGAAGCCATCATTCTCTCGGTGATCGCCGCATCGACGCCGCTGCTGCTGGCGGCGACCGGCGAGCTCGTGGTGGAGCGCGCCGGCGTGCTCAATCTCGGCATCGAGGGCATGATGATCGTCGGCGCGGCCTGCGGGTTCGCTGGCGCGCTTTACACCGGCTCGACCCTGATCGGTGCGCTTTGCGGCATCGGCGCAGGCGTCGCGCTGTCGCTGATCTTTGCGGCGATGGCGCTCGGTCTCGCCGTCAACCAGGTCGCGAGCGGCCTTGCATTGACGATCCTGGGCGTTGGACTTTCGGGATTGATCGGCGCCGGCTTCGTCGGGGAACGAATTGCGATCGCGCCCCGCCTCAACATCCAGGGCCTGACGAACATTCCATTGATCGGACGGATTTTGTTCGGCCAGGATATGTTCGTCTACGTCTCGGTCGCACTGGTCGTTGCAACCTGGTGGTTCCTGTACCGCAGTCGCGCCGGCTTGATCCTGCGCGCGATCGGCGACAATCACATCTCGGCTCACGCGCTGGGATATCCGGTGCTCAAGATCCGCACCCTGGCCGTGTTGTTCGGCGGCGCCTGCGCCGGCCTCGCAGGCGCCTATCTGCCGCTTGCCTACACGCCGTTCTTCATTCCGGGAATGACGGCAGGCCGCGGCTGGATTGCTCTTGCACTGGTCGTGTTCTCGTCGTGGCGTCCGGCACGGCTGGTGATCGGCGCTTACCTGTTCGGCGCCGTGACGATTCTGCAATTGCATGCGCAGGGCGCCGGCGTCGGCGTTCCCTCGCAGTTGATGTCGGCGCTGCCTTATCTTGCCACCGTCATCGTGCTGGTCCTGATATCGCGCGCGCGCACCGGTGGCTCGACCGCCCCAGCCGCGCTCGGCAACGTGTTCGTGCCGGATCGCTAA
- a CDS encoding 8-oxoguanine deaminase: protein MPTPDRPIWIKDPLSILTDGAERGVVVDGGRVVELVGRGKQPVARDVAVCDASAHVVLPGLINTHHHFYQTLTRALPAAMDRELFPWLQALYPVWAKLTPAYLDLAVTVAMSELLLSGCTTTTDHHYVFPAGLEYAVDIEVAVARRLGLRVLLTRGSMNRSQRDGGLPPDSVVQDEQTILADSARVVAQFHERGDTAMVQIALAPCSPFSVTTSLMRATAALADRLDVRLHTHLAETEDENRFCEQLHGCRPLDYLEDCGWLNGRTWLAHGVHFNAAEMQRLAKAKTSISHCACSNQLLASGCCPVCDMEDAGVAIGLGVDGSASNDGSNLIQEVRSAFLLQRARYGVTRVSHKDALRWATEGSAACVGRPELGRIAVGKMADLALFKLDELRFSGHGDPLAALVLCGAHRADRVMVGGKWVVEDGAIPGLNVADLIRRHSAAAAAMSGII from the coding sequence ATGCCGACACCTGATCGACCGATCTGGATCAAGGATCCTCTTTCCATCCTGACAGATGGCGCCGAACGCGGTGTGGTGGTCGACGGCGGGCGTGTTGTCGAACTGGTCGGCAGGGGCAAGCAGCCGGTGGCCCGTGACGTTGCTGTGTGCGATGCCTCCGCTCATGTGGTGCTGCCCGGCCTGATCAACACCCATCATCATTTCTATCAGACCCTGACACGGGCACTCCCGGCCGCCATGGACCGCGAGCTGTTTCCCTGGCTGCAGGCGCTCTATCCGGTCTGGGCCAAATTGACGCCGGCTTATCTCGATCTCGCCGTCACGGTGGCGATGTCGGAACTGTTGCTGTCGGGCTGCACCACCACCACCGATCATCACTATGTCTTTCCTGCGGGCCTCGAGTACGCGGTCGATATCGAAGTCGCCGTCGCGCGGCGGCTGGGGTTGCGGGTGCTGCTGACACGGGGATCGATGAACCGTTCGCAGCGTGACGGCGGGCTGCCGCCCGACAGTGTGGTACAGGACGAGCAGACCATCCTGGCCGACAGCGCGCGCGTGGTGGCGCAGTTCCACGAGCGCGGCGACACGGCCATGGTCCAGATTGCGCTGGCGCCATGCTCGCCGTTTTCCGTGACGACGTCGCTGATGCGCGCAACGGCGGCGTTGGCGGACCGCCTCGACGTTCGCCTGCACACCCATCTGGCCGAGACCGAGGACGAAAACCGCTTCTGTGAACAGCTGCACGGCTGCCGCCCGCTGGATTATCTGGAGGATTGCGGCTGGCTGAACGGGCGCACATGGCTGGCCCACGGCGTCCATTTCAACGCCGCCGAGATGCAGCGGCTGGCGAAGGCGAAAACCAGTATCAGTCATTGCGCCTGCAGTAATCAGCTGCTGGCATCCGGGTGCTGTCCGGTGTGCGACATGGAAGACGCCGGCGTGGCCATCGGGCTCGGCGTCGACGGCTCGGCATCGAACGACGGCTCCAATTTGATCCAGGAGGTGCGCTCCGCTTTCCTGCTGCAGCGCGCCCGTTATGGCGTCACCCGCGTCAGCCATAAGGATGCGTTGCGCTGGGCCACCGAAGGCTCGGCAGCCTGCGTCGGCCGCCCGGAATTGGGCAGGATTGCCGTCGGCAAGATGGCTGATCTGGCGCTGTTCAAGCTGGACGAGTTGCGCTTCTCCGGTCACGGCGATCCGCTGGCGGCGCTGGTGCTATGCGGCGCGCATCGTGCCGACAGGGTCATGGTCGGCGGCAAATGGGTGGTCGAAGACGGTGCGATTCCGGGGTTGAATGTCGCCGATCTGATCCGGCGTCACAGCGCGGCGGCGGCTGCGATGAGCGGGATCATCTGA
- a CDS encoding FAD binding domain-containing protein — protein sequence MDLNTITEVARPLSRAQLPNWTAGDAWLAGGTFLFSEPQPHLTRLIDLTDLQWPALTRSEHGLAIAATCTVAELAGLSASSKWRAAPLFEQCARAFLASFKIWKAATVGGNLCLSLPAGPMISLATALDGTCTIWTPDGGERHVSVLDFITGAGRNTLAPGELLRAITLPATSLAARTAFRQISLTPVGRSAALLIGTSPRDGTFALTVTAATVKPVRLQFETMPSAATLRDRLISAIPDPLYHSDVHGRPAWRKQMTLRLADEIRTELAGPP from the coding sequence ATGGACCTGAACACCATTACGGAGGTCGCGCGCCCGCTGTCCCGGGCGCAGCTGCCCAATTGGACGGCAGGCGATGCATGGCTCGCAGGCGGCACGTTCCTGTTCTCCGAACCGCAACCGCATCTCACCCGCCTGATCGATCTCACCGATCTGCAATGGCCGGCGCTGACCAGGAGCGAGCACGGCCTCGCCATCGCGGCGACCTGCACCGTCGCCGAACTTGCGGGACTCTCCGCCAGCTCGAAGTGGCGCGCGGCCCCGCTGTTCGAGCAGTGCGCGCGCGCCTTCCTCGCCTCGTTCAAGATCTGGAAGGCGGCGACGGTCGGCGGCAATCTCTGCCTGTCACTGCCGGCCGGCCCAATGATTTCACTGGCCACAGCGCTGGACGGCACCTGCACCATCTGGACGCCGGATGGAGGCGAGCGCCACGTCAGCGTGCTCGATTTCATTACCGGCGCGGGACGCAATACACTTGCGCCCGGCGAACTCCTGCGAGCGATCACGCTGCCGGCCACCTCGCTGGCGGCACGAACCGCGTTCCGGCAGATCTCGCTGACGCCGGTCGGCCGCTCGGCGGCGCTGTTGATTGGAACGTCGCCGCGCGACGGCACGTTCGCGCTCACGGTGACGGCGGCGACCGTCAAGCCCGTTCGACTGCAATTCGAGACGATGCCATCGGCGGCGACACTGCGCGATCGCCTCATCAGCGCGATTCCCGATCCGCTCTATCACAGCGACGTTCACGGGCGACCCGCGTGGCGCAAGCAGATGACGCTGCGGCTGGCGGACGAGATCCGCACTGAACTGGCGGGGCCGCCATGA
- a CDS encoding ABC transporter ATP-binding protein, which yields MSAAPTIAPHPGDLPLLQAVGITKRYGDFLANDSVDLDVRPGEVHALLGENGAGKSTLVKVIYGLIQPGGGELRWEGQRIELAGPAAARALGIGMVFQHFSLFDNLTVAENVALGLSTDESFGQMSARLAEVSRTYGLPLDPKREVWQLSVGERQRIEIVRLLMQNPRFLILDEPTAVLTPQEADQLFTVLERLTSEGRAVLYISHKLDEVKRLCDVATILRAGKKVATCNPRAETAGSLARMMVGAEIKQVKAATGRAITVPRLVVNNLSAAPDEPHGVRLADISIELKGGEILGIAGVAGNGQDELFAILSGERRLPDPLTIVIDGQSAGHLSITERRKLGAAFVPEERLGHGTAPRMRLSENALLTGHATGAMVQHGFINAKATLATVDRATQAFDVRKAKRDPEAASLSGGNLQKFIVGREILRDPGILVVSQPTWGVDAGAAAVIRQALLDLAARGSAVMVISQDLDELSEIADRIAVMFHGRLSDSLAAADADRETIGLLMGGSAATKQEEPPHAARA from the coding sequence ATGTCCGCCGCACCGACCATCGCACCACATCCCGGTGATTTGCCGCTGCTCCAGGCGGTCGGCATCACCAAGCGGTACGGCGATTTTCTCGCCAACGATTCGGTCGATCTCGATGTGCGTCCCGGCGAGGTCCACGCCCTGCTCGGCGAGAATGGCGCCGGCAAATCGACCCTGGTGAAGGTGATCTACGGACTGATCCAGCCCGGCGGCGGCGAGCTGCGCTGGGAGGGCCAGCGAATCGAGCTCGCCGGGCCGGCGGCGGCGCGCGCGCTCGGCATCGGCATGGTGTTTCAGCACTTCTCGCTGTTCGACAACCTGACGGTGGCCGAGAATGTCGCGCTGGGATTGTCGACCGATGAATCCTTCGGACAGATGTCGGCGCGGCTGGCGGAGGTTTCGCGGACCTACGGCTTGCCGCTCGATCCCAAGCGCGAGGTCTGGCAGCTCTCGGTCGGAGAACGGCAGCGCATCGAGATCGTCCGGCTGCTGATGCAAAATCCGCGGTTTCTCATCCTCGACGAACCCACGGCGGTGCTGACCCCGCAGGAAGCCGACCAGCTCTTCACCGTGCTCGAGCGCCTGACATCCGAGGGACGCGCCGTGCTCTACATCAGCCACAAGCTGGACGAGGTGAAGCGGCTGTGCGATGTCGCAACCATTCTCCGGGCCGGCAAGAAAGTCGCGACCTGCAACCCCCGCGCGGAAACCGCCGGCTCGCTGGCGCGGATGATGGTGGGGGCCGAAATCAAGCAGGTGAAAGCCGCGACCGGCCGCGCGATCACCGTGCCCCGCCTGGTCGTGAATAACCTCAGCGCCGCGCCCGACGAGCCGCACGGCGTCCGCCTCGCGGACATTTCGATCGAGCTGAAAGGCGGTGAAATTCTCGGCATTGCCGGCGTCGCCGGCAACGGCCAGGACGAACTGTTCGCCATCCTCTCCGGCGAGCGGCGCCTGCCCGACCCCTTGACCATCGTCATTGATGGCCAGTCGGCCGGGCATCTGTCCATCACCGAGCGGCGCAAGCTCGGCGCGGCATTCGTGCCGGAAGAGCGGCTGGGACACGGCACCGCGCCACGGATGCGGCTGTCGGAAAATGCCCTGCTGACCGGCCACGCCACCGGCGCCATGGTGCAACACGGCTTCATCAACGCCAAGGCCACGCTCGCCACCGTCGATCGCGCGACGCAGGCCTTCGACGTGCGCAAGGCGAAGCGCGATCCGGAAGCCGCCAGCCTGTCCGGCGGAAACCTGCAGAAGTTCATTGTCGGCCGCGAGATCCTGCGCGACCCCGGCATCCTGGTGGTCAGCCAGCCGACCTGGGGCGTCGACGCGGGCGCCGCCGCCGTGATCCGCCAGGCGCTGCTCGATCTCGCCGCGCGCGGCTCCGCCGTGATGGTGATCAGCCAGGATCTTGATGAACTGTCCGAAATCGCCGACCGCATCGCAGTGATGTTTCACGGACGGCTGTCCGATTCATTGGCGGCCGCGGACGCGGACCGCGAAACCATCGGACTGTTGATGGGCGGCAGCGCCGCGACAAAGCAGGAGGAGCCGCCGCATGCCGCTCGTGCTTGA
- a CDS encoding CmpA/NrtA family ABC transporter substrate-binding protein: MSTFDDPFDADHSLQATGCGCGLHRTRAEHDREAQLALQCAPVESSEQQYEGVVASAVMRAMFPKDVARRAFLKSVGASTALAAISQFFPLKTATEVFAQGAALEKKDIKVGFIPITCATPIIMAAPMGFYAKQGLNVEVIKTAGWAVIRDKTMNKEYDAAHMLSPMPLAITMGVGSNPQPYTMPAVENINGQAITLAIKHKDKRDPKDWKGFKFAVPFDYSMHNYLLRYYLAEHGIDPDTDVQIRAVPPPEMVANLRADNIDGFLGPDPMNQRAVYDGVGFIHILTKDIWEGHPCCAFAASKEFVTTMPNTYAALLKSIIDATAFAHKAENRKQIAEAIAPANYLNQPPIVLEQILTGTFADGLGNIVTQPNRVDFDPFPWQSFAVWIMTQMKRWGQIKGDVDYAAVASQVYLATDTAKLMKEVGLTPPANTTKSFSVMGKPFDPAKPEDYLASFKIRKAS, translated from the coding sequence ATGTCCACTTTCGACGATCCGTTTGATGCCGACCATTCCTTGCAGGCGACCGGTTGCGGCTGCGGCCTCCATCGCACCAGGGCCGAACACGACCGAGAAGCGCAACTCGCCCTGCAATGCGCGCCGGTCGAAAGTTCGGAGCAGCAGTATGAGGGCGTGGTTGCCTCCGCGGTGATGCGCGCGATGTTTCCGAAGGATGTGGCGCGCCGCGCATTCCTGAAATCGGTCGGCGCCTCCACCGCGCTTGCGGCGATCTCGCAATTCTTTCCGCTGAAGACCGCGACTGAGGTGTTTGCGCAAGGAGCGGCCCTGGAGAAGAAGGATATCAAGGTCGGTTTTATCCCGATCACCTGCGCCACGCCGATCATCATGGCGGCGCCGATGGGCTTTTATGCCAAGCAGGGACTGAACGTCGAAGTGATCAAGACCGCCGGCTGGGCGGTGATCCGCGACAAGACCATGAACAAGGAATACGACGCGGCTCACATGCTGTCGCCGATGCCGCTGGCCATCACCATGGGCGTCGGCTCCAATCCGCAGCCCTACACCATGCCGGCGGTTGAGAACATCAATGGCCAGGCCATCACGCTCGCCATCAAGCACAAGGACAAGCGCGATCCCAAGGACTGGAAGGGATTCAAGTTCGCCGTGCCCTTCGACTATTCCATGCACAATTACCTGCTGCGGTATTACCTGGCCGAGCATGGCATCGATCCCGACACCGACGTGCAGATCCGCGCGGTGCCGCCACCGGAGATGGTGGCCAATTTGCGCGCCGACAACATCGACGGTTTCCTCGGTCCTGATCCGATGAACCAGCGCGCCGTCTATGACGGTGTCGGCTTCATCCACATTTTGACGAAGGATATCTGGGAGGGGCATCCGTGCTGCGCCTTTGCGGCGTCGAAGGAATTCGTCACCACGATGCCCAACACCTACGCGGCGCTGCTGAAGTCGATCATCGACGCCACCGCGTTCGCCCACAAGGCGGAGAACCGCAAGCAGATCGCCGAGGCGATCGCACCCGCAAACTATCTCAATCAGCCGCCGATCGTGCTGGAGCAGATCCTGACCGGCACTTTTGCTGACGGTCTCGGCAACATCGTGACGCAGCCGAACCGGGTCGATTTCGATCCGTTCCCCTGGCAGTCGTTCGCGGTGTGGATCATGACCCAGATGAAGCGGTGGGGGCAGATCAAGGGCGACGTCGACTACGCGGCGGTGGCGAGCCAGGTCTATTTGGCCACCGACACGGCCAAGCTAATGAAAGAGGTTGGCCTGACGCCGCCGGCAAACACCACCAAGTCGTTCTCGGTGATGGGCAAACCGTTCGATCCGGCCAAGCCCGAGGACTATCTCGCCAGCTTCAAGATCCGAAAGGCGAGCTGA